CTTGAATGTTGAACCTAGTACAGAAAGTTATTATCCAACTATCTTCTTCAACGAATTTTGGTTGCTTAAAGATAAGTTCATACCCATTAATGAGACGGTGGATGAAGTGCCACTAAATCTGGACGTGGGTCCAATCAGCATGACTAAGTGGCAGTTATTTTTACAAATTGATCAATCATTTCAAGTCCATCGCAGTTATGGAAGTATGCTTGAAGGGGAGTCTGATGAACTTAAGGTACTCATCTGTTCATGTGTGCTCACTCTTTTTTACTTGCCATGTTTTCTTGGTTTTGTGATTTTGATCTCTTATTTAAATTCCAGAGGGTATTCTTGGAAGGAAATCCTTATCTGTTGGGAATCACAATGGTTGTTTCATTACTTCATTCAGTGTTTGACTTCCTGGCGTTCAAGAATGGTATGTTATTTCCAGTAGCACTCTTCCCTACAAATTCTGTAGGCATTGACTCACTGCTTGGACAGGATGATGGCTAATCAATATTCATTTGATTTCTCTGTAGATATccaattttggaacaaaaacaagtcTATGGAGGGTCTTTCTGCAAAGTCTGTCGTTGTGAACTTCATATGCCAGCTCATTGTATTCCTTTATTTGCTTGACAATGACACATCATGGATGATATTGGCAAGTTCTGGAATTGGTTGCTGCATAGAGTTCTGGAAGATTGGGAAGGCAATGCACATTGAGGTATTGTTAAGAAAGCATGCATGAGCTTTTCTTGTAGGCATCTCTGTGTGTAGGGCTGCACAGGAGTAAGCATGTGTCCACTCTTGTGAATTTCTTATGTGTCCATGCTTGTGAATTTCTTAAGTTTACTATTTGAATCTAACACAAGGAGAAATTTGTCCAATAGTAACAAAATGATGTTATGCTCTGTGGTTGTATTAATACTTCTCAATTGTCCAGTTTTTCCAGTGTCTTAACTCTTGAACTCTTCTCTTTCATCTCTAGATTGATAGGAGTGGCAAGATACCCATGTTGAAGTTTCGTGATCGGGAATCATATGCagggaacaaaacaaaagaatatgaTGATCTTGCTATGAAGTATCTCTCCtatgttcttttcttgcttGTAGCATGCTCTTCTGTTTACTCCCTTATGTATGAGCGCCACAAGAGCTGGTATTCATGGATTCTCTCTTCATTCACAAGCTGTGTTTACATGTTTGGTAAGTCTTCTCACCTACACTCCACTCATATAAGGATATGAAGATAGGAGCAAGTAAAAAAAGTGGTTGGGTGTTTCTGTTGGGCATTTCTATTTGCCATGATACTATGACATTCTTGAGCCGCTTAATTTTATCACAAGTTGAGGTCACAACCACTACTTTAACTACGTACTAATCCACTCAATATACtaaggggggggggggggaatcTGTTGTACTTTCCAAAATATGAAGAGCAAAAGTTATGGTGACTCTAAAAAGTACTCTTTAtatgctttttaaaattatgaggTGTTCAACATTAAGTAAAAGTGTGATAGTCTAAGATGGAGCCCGAAGCCACACCAGACACCCACGAAACTTATTTTAATACCTATCAAAATTAAACATGAGTAGCAGAATGTGGATGTAGCATTTCTTGAAGTCTCTCTTTGCTATCACCTAAATATATGCTTCTTACTGCTCTATCACGATTTCCTTGCCCAACCTTTGTCTTGTTATAATTCTTTTGGGAGTTAAACTTTTACTTGGAAAAGAATCATTGTTCGTATGCACTAGTAACTagtaattaaattgatttgaatGTTGAGCATACTTCCTGCGAATTCTTCCAACTTTAAAGTTCAACCTAGAGTTTGGGTAATGGATTAATATGCTCGTTTCTTGGTCGTTTACTATAGCTGATTAAGTTCATACATAGTTATTAGGCCAAGTTTAGCACATGTTTGTCAGTAATCCTTTTGGAATTTTGAAGTATTGATGCTAAACCTTCTTACCCTGAAATTCTTCAAAggtatttattacttttttttgcttttgtttttggaCTTTCAGTTTTACTATTTATGTCCTTGTGAAGGATGTCTGTCTCTCTTGATCTACCTTTGTTATTCATGATAGTGGTCTCTTTTCAAATGACACAGAGTAGAACTGCTGTAAATTCTGGATTAACTGCCATTGTTGCCAACAATAAAGATTGTCGTCATGTTGCTCTAGTTTCTAAATTTCCCATCACTCTGTGGTTGCAGGCTTCATCACAATGTGCCCTCAGTTATTTATAAACTATAAACTGAAGTCAGTAGCACATCTACCCTGGAGACAGATGACATACAAGTTTCTGAACACCATCATTGATGATCTCTTTGCCTTCGTCATAAAAATGCCAACACTTCATCGACTTTCTGTCTTTCGTGATGGTAATCTAATCATTTGTATCCAACTTATCTTCTTGCTTGCTCTTTGCATCTAGACTTTGTGGCTAGTCTCCCAATGACTATCAAACTGAGTAAATTTTATCTGTAGAGGCTTATTGTCATTGACGCACTAGTGCACTTAAGTTTTGGTCCTTTTCCTCGGTCTTGTTGAAATAATCACATTTAAGTTTGTTGTCTGATCTACTATATTGTGCTGAATTATTCTGTACTGCCGTCTGAATCTGCCGTTCTAGTCTTTTTGTCTGGTTATCAGCAATTCTCATATATGTTCCGTGGTGGTATTGTGCAGACATCATTTTCCTGATTTATGTGTACCAAAGATGGAAGTACCCTGTTGACAAGACACGTGTCAATGAATATGGATTCTCGGGTGAAGATGCTCAAGCATCACCCCCCCAGGGTGCAGAGGTGGCTTCCTTGACAGAAGGGGATAAGAAAACAAACTGAGCCGCCATTGATCCATTTGAGACAATGACAAGATCAGGAGTGTCTCTGGCTTGCTTCCCATTTTTCTtatgtttaaatttattaactTCGACAAATTTTGGCTTGTTTAGCATTTGtaggatatatatatacacatatttAAAGAAGGCTTGTAGGCAGGGTAGCATCCTACAGAATAGCAGGGCGTGGCAGCATGCAAGGAGTGCTGAGCTTATTAAGGAGCTTTGCAGTCTCTTCTTGCACACCATGTCCATGACCGTGATATGAATTTGGCTTTTCTATTCTTCAATGACGGGTCTACATTCCTGAAGAAAATGTTTAGATAGGCTGCTTGGTCTTTCTCTTGATTAttgtttggtttttgttttttagcaGTTTGCAGTTTGAACTCACGTTCATGTGATCTTATTATTGTAACCATACATTTTTGCTAGTTAGGTgtttcagagaaaaaaaaactgcctTAATTTCTCTTGAGTACTTAAAACGACACGATGCAAATATACCACGTTCTTGTCTCATTTCGAGGAGTGGGCGTCGCACTTGGTTGAGGCGGACCTCTTTAGCAGTTGCTAGCTTTTACAGTGTTTCTGCTCTCTGATTCTGGGTCAGCCTTCTTGTGGGGAGGCTCAACTAGACATGTTTTTTTCGTTGAGTCTTGTTCCACACTATGCCTTTTCCCTACCACTCGAGGCCATTGACTCGTAGCAAATGGAATGCAATTGTCTTTGGGTACGAGAGGACTTGATATGTCTGGTATGAAATATTGTGATTAACTTTTTCTGAGCTAcagttcatcttcttccctagAGAGCTTCTGTTCATCGTTCATGGCAGCTCCATCTTGTTATGAGGTTATGGGtccgtttgggaaccacttcccaaaatCCTTTGGAGGCCTAAAGATACTTGGGCAAATGCTAGCccgtttggcaaaaaaatttcaacccaCCTTCTCCAAATGCTAGCCTGCCAGCCTTGCgaaggttgaaagcccaaggcagggagatttgccttgggctttcggcttttTCGACATGCCACGCCCTGCACTGttcacatcttttttttttttttttcccgaaattatcctcacgaattttttgattttccggGTGCTTGCCCTTGtcgagcactgttcatcttctctgggcgtagggcccgtttggttcggctttgggggAATGTCTTTGACAAAATGCAAACATCTTTGGGGTAAATGAGTTTTCGGGAATGCTTGGACGTTTGGCAAATTGGGCAttggaaattgaatttggtGTAAATACCATTTGGTAAATCCAACATTTTCAAAgggcttttattatttttttaaaaaaaaaacattgaaacTCCGATCAATGGTGGGCCAACTACCGGCGACTAGATCTGGCCGTTAATGAGGCTTAGCCAAAGGTCTAGGGAACCTATATCTGGCCGTTGGCCAGGCTGcttgaggtcgcgcaaccttaGGCGGCGCCGCTTGGGCCTTGCCGGCAGCCAGATTTGGG
Above is a window of Eucalyptus grandis isolate ANBG69807.140 chromosome 9, ASM1654582v1, whole genome shotgun sequence DNA encoding:
- the LOC104417989 gene encoding cleft lip and palate transmembrane protein 1 homolog, which codes for MAPPAAAGGGGGGGEAGGGGGEQPQRREQGGFSLTGIIRIAVFWYFASKFFSPKKPSDPSLLTSNLFQKGESLDMWVYLSEQERFNDFGSEGALVWHETGIPYADWGPRSTRSLSSTYRPSEALKQNGSLYAHVFFARSGYSPDPSDPEYQPLSAFGKTHPVVTHLPKSRADKKKRLLGGQEESDGAGSVSEVTEEDKDEGPVEWVPYWKPNITINLVEDFTRYPRNAVPPNVAPYLNVEPSTESYYPTIFFNEFWLLKDKFIPINETVDEVPLNLDVGPISMTKWQLFLQIDQSFQVHRSYGSMLEGESDELKRVFLEGNPYLLGITMVVSLLHSVFDFLAFKNDIQFWNKNKSMEGLSAKSVVVNFICQLIVFLYLLDNDTSWMILASSGIGCCIEFWKIGKAMHIEIDRSGKIPMLKFRDRESYAGNKTKEYDDLAMKYLSYVLFLLVACSSVYSLMYERHKSWYSWILSSFTSCVYMFGFITMCPQLFINYKLKSVAHLPWRQMTYKFLNTIIDDLFAFVIKMPTLHRLSVFRDDIIFLIYVYQRWKYPVDKTRVNEYGFSGEDAQASPPQGAEVASLTEGDKKTN